The Listeria cossartiae subsp. cossartiae genome includes a region encoding these proteins:
- a CDS encoding THUMP domain-containing class I SAM-dependent RNA methyltransferase: MKTFQLVATAASGLEAIVGKEVARLGYDPKVENGKVYFEGDLSAIARANLWLRVADRVKIVVGVFKATTFDELFEKTKALPWEDYLPLDAQFPVAGKSVKSTLYSVPDCQAIVKKAIVNRVSEKYRRSGRLMETGALFKLEVSILKDEVTLTIDTSGAGLHKRGYRLAQGSAPIKETMAAALVLLTSWHPDRPFYDPVCGSGTIPIEAALIGQNIAPGFNREFVSETWDWMPKQVWADARQEAEDLANYDQPLNIIGGDIDARLIDIAKQNAVEAGLGDLITFRQLQVADFQTEDEYGVVVANPPYGERLEDEEAVRQLYREMGIVYKRMPTWSVYVLTSYELFEEVYGKKATKKRKLYNGYLRTDLYQYWGPRKPRPKKED; encoded by the coding sequence ATGAAAACATTTCAGTTGGTGGCGACGGCTGCTTCTGGTTTAGAAGCGATTGTTGGGAAAGAAGTGGCACGTTTAGGCTATGACCCGAAAGTAGAAAACGGTAAGGTATATTTTGAAGGAGATTTATCCGCAATTGCTAGAGCGAATCTTTGGCTTCGTGTAGCAGACCGAGTGAAAATTGTCGTTGGTGTATTTAAAGCAACAACATTTGATGAACTGTTTGAAAAGACGAAAGCTTTACCTTGGGAAGATTATTTGCCGCTAGATGCGCAGTTCCCTGTAGCTGGTAAATCGGTTAAGTCTACGCTGTACAGTGTGCCTGATTGCCAAGCGATTGTGAAAAAAGCGATCGTTAATCGTGTCAGTGAAAAATATCGTCGTTCTGGCCGTTTGATGGAAACAGGCGCGTTATTTAAGTTAGAAGTTTCTATTTTAAAAGATGAAGTGACGCTTACGATTGATACTAGTGGTGCGGGATTACATAAACGTGGTTATCGTTTAGCTCAAGGTAGCGCACCTATTAAAGAAACAATGGCGGCGGCGCTTGTGTTACTTACTAGTTGGCATCCGGATAGACCATTTTATGATCCGGTATGTGGTTCTGGGACGATTCCAATTGAGGCAGCACTTATTGGACAAAATATCGCACCGGGATTCAACCGTGAGTTTGTATCGGAAACATGGGATTGGATGCCGAAGCAAGTTTGGGCGGATGCGAGGCAAGAAGCGGAAGATTTGGCTAATTATGATCAACCGCTAAATATTATCGGTGGCGACATTGATGCGCGTTTGATCGATATTGCGAAACAAAATGCGGTAGAAGCAGGTCTTGGTGACTTGATTACTTTTAGACAACTCCAAGTAGCCGATTTCCAAACGGAAGATGAGTACGGGGTCGTTGTTGCGAATCCGCCGTACGGGGAACGTTTAGAGGACGAGGAAGCTGTGCGCCAACTGTATCGTGAAATGGGTATTGTGTATAAACGAATGCCGACATGGTCTGTTTACGTGCTTACTTCATATGAATTATTTGAAGAAGTTTATGGTAAGAAAGCAACGAAAAAACGCAAATTATATAATGGTTACTTGCGCACAGATTTATATCAATACTGGGGTCCAAGAAAACCACGTCCTAAAAAAGAAGATTGA
- the gpsB gene encoding cell division regulator GpsB gives MTSEQFEYHLTGKEILEKEFKTGLRGYSPEDVDEFLDMVIKDYSTFTQEIEALQAENIRLVQELDSAPLRSAAQPAPTFQAAAQPAGTTNFDILKRLSNLEKHVFGNKLDDNE, from the coding sequence ATGACTTCGGAACAATTTGAGTATCACTTAACAGGTAAAGAAATTTTGGAAAAAGAATTTAAAACTGGGCTTCGTGGTTATAGTCCGGAAGATGTTGATGAGTTTTTGGACATGGTAATTAAAGATTACAGTACGTTCACGCAAGAAATCGAGGCTCTTCAAGCTGAAAATATTCGACTTGTACAAGAACTTGATAGCGCACCACTAAGATCAGCAGCACAACCAGCACCAACTTTCCAAGCAGCGGCACAACCAGCTGGAACGACCAACTTTGATATTCTAAAACGTCTTTCTAACTTAGAAAAACACGTTTTTGGAAATAAGCTGGACGATAACGAATAG
- a CDS encoding DUF1273 domain-containing protein, translating into MKSIAVTGYKNFELGIFKKDADEAVYIKETIKRHLLPHVEDGLEWVIISGQLGIELWAGEVVAELKTDYPVKLAILEPFEQQSANWNEANQLWATEVREKADYHAFITKRPYESPAQFAARDGFIIDNTDGALLVYDLEKEGSPKFFYDRAAQAKEQANYFLECIDFYALQEVVEDMNQTF; encoded by the coding sequence GTGAAATCCATCGCAGTGACAGGATACAAAAATTTTGAACTGGGCATTTTTAAAAAGGATGCGGATGAAGCCGTCTATATTAAAGAAACAATCAAACGCCATTTGCTACCGCACGTGGAAGATGGGCTAGAATGGGTGATTATTTCTGGTCAGTTAGGAATTGAACTTTGGGCGGGGGAAGTGGTTGCGGAATTGAAAACAGATTATCCGGTCAAGCTAGCAATTCTCGAACCGTTTGAACAACAAAGCGCTAATTGGAATGAAGCAAATCAATTATGGGCGACTGAAGTACGGGAAAAAGCGGATTATCATGCATTTATTACGAAACGTCCTTATGAAAGTCCTGCGCAATTTGCGGCCAGAGATGGTTTTATTATCGATAATACGGACGGGGCGCTACTTGTGTATGATTTAGAAAAAGAAGGTTCGCCGAAATTTTTTTATGATCGTGCTGCTCAAGCGAAAGAGCAAGCGAATTATTTTTTGGAATGTATTGATTTTTATGCGCTTCAAGAGGTTGTGGAAGATATGAATCAAACCTTTTAA
- a CDS encoding YppE family protein — MELLNRTEKLLLQNEKNWELYLSNREEAKPFDFYKDMKPFVDEAKNSADAFLELAIPWVNKERPPYLGELQLRQACDNVQMTAVSAFNGKSFYKHFLDHYQSTKYTLTRVRDFLKRKEELM, encoded by the coding sequence ATGGAACTTTTAAACCGCACGGAAAAATTACTTCTTCAGAATGAAAAAAACTGGGAACTTTATTTAAGTAACCGCGAAGAAGCCAAGCCGTTTGATTTTTATAAAGATATGAAACCTTTCGTTGATGAAGCCAAAAATAGCGCGGATGCATTTTTAGAATTAGCGATTCCATGGGTAAACAAAGAGCGTCCTCCTTATTTAGGAGAACTGCAATTAAGGCAAGCCTGTGATAATGTTCAAATGACGGCAGTAAGTGCATTTAATGGAAAGTCTTTTTACAAACATTTCCTAGACCACTACCAGTCTACCAAGTATACACTAACAAGAGTGAGAGATTTCTTAAAAAGAAAAGAGGAATTGATGTGA
- the recU gene encoding Holliday junction resolvase RecU — protein MAIGYPNGKKYAASPEGLPQKKRKAPVTYGKRGMSLEDDLNDTIAYYLTHEIAVIHKKPTPVQIVSVDYPKRSSAKIKEAYFKTPSTTDYNGVYKGKYVDFEAKETQNTTSFPLSNFHDHQMTHMINVLKQDGIVFVIIAFQKLGETHFIPFEKFYPFWERMQSGGRKSVTIAEIQDVSDQIPYGLNPRLDFLQSIDKLYF, from the coding sequence ATGGCTATTGGTTATCCTAACGGCAAAAAGTATGCAGCGAGTCCTGAGGGTCTTCCTCAAAAAAAACGGAAAGCTCCTGTAACTTACGGTAAGCGCGGTATGTCTTTGGAAGATGATTTGAATGATACCATTGCGTATTATTTAACCCACGAAATTGCAGTCATCCACAAAAAACCTACGCCTGTCCAAATTGTCAGCGTGGACTATCCAAAAAGAAGTAGTGCCAAAATTAAGGAAGCCTACTTCAAAACACCATCCACAACAGATTACAATGGTGTCTATAAAGGAAAATATGTTGATTTTGAAGCTAAAGAAACCCAGAATACAACGTCTTTTCCGTTGAGTAATTTTCACGATCACCAAATGACACATATGATCAACGTCTTAAAACAAGACGGTATCGTTTTTGTCATTATTGCTTTCCAAAAACTCGGAGAAACGCATTTCATTCCCTTTGAGAAATTTTATCCGTTTTGGGAACGCATGCAGAGTGGTGGTAGAAAATCAGTCACTATAGCAGAAATACAAGATGTATCGGACCAAATTCCTTATGGTCTAAATCCAAGGCTTGACTTCTTGCAATCAATAGATAAATTATACTTCTAG
- a CDS encoding penicillin-binding protein 1A, with product MADKPQTRSQYRKKPSGNSKKKPQKRGKRVAANIFKTIFFAGLFFAFFGIAAGATVFYGYAKDAPKLTDSKLRDPLSSKLLDKDGKVFAEVGTERREYIEYKDIPETLKNAILTTEDARFYEHDGIDPIRLGGAVVANVTDGFGAEGASTLSQQIIKMSYLDYTNKTLARKAQEAWLALQLEEKYSKNDILEIYVNKVYMSDRVHGMQTAAEHYFGKNVKDLTLAETALLAGMPQSPNNYNPYDHPEAAKKRRDQVLTNMYTHDKITKEQMTEAQKTPITTGLRSKKDRADKIYKYDSYVTQVLSEIPKEYDVYRDGLTIYTALDRDAQEYTEKMLNTNEIVNFTDDEMQAGIVLQDTKTGRVQAIGGGRNQKVTRGYNYATQVKRSVGSTMKPIADYGPAFEYLDWSTAHILEDEPYTYTGGTPINNWDFGYKGPISVRQALYQSRNIPALKTLQAVGLDKSEQFVNKLGITYDKGQNVESNAIGANSSNPMQMAGAYAAFGNKGIYNTPHTVTKIVLSDGQTEIDTEPKSTVAMKESTAYMVSDVLKDVLSIGTGTSAAVPGVPAAGKTGTTNIPPEFTSKYYYPSGAARDSWFAGYTTNYSIAVWTGYDDKQKYVSANEQKIAQRMFSKLMAHASSGKTTSDFKMPSNVVSVPILKGSNPIARAAEGTASDKVSYELFLSGTAPTKTASTPEDEKKKEEEAKKKAEEEAKKKTEEEKKKEEEAKKKAEEEKKAEEAKNLTAPAGLRASYNASSKQINVSWSAVNGATYEVTVNGSTTTVSSTSVSVSGGNPGDTVSINVVAVKDGKKSPAASTSVKIPDS from the coding sequence ATGGCAGATAAACCGCAGACAAGATCTCAGTATCGCAAAAAACCAAGTGGCAATTCTAAAAAGAAACCGCAAAAACGCGGAAAACGAGTAGCAGCGAATATTTTCAAAACTATTTTCTTTGCAGGATTATTTTTCGCTTTCTTTGGTATTGCGGCTGGTGCAACTGTTTTTTACGGTTATGCAAAAGATGCACCTAAACTGACCGACTCCAAACTACGGGATCCGTTATCGTCCAAGTTACTTGATAAGGATGGTAAAGTTTTCGCAGAAGTTGGAACCGAACGGCGGGAATATATTGAATACAAAGATATACCGGAAACACTAAAAAATGCAATTCTAACAACAGAAGATGCGCGTTTTTACGAACATGATGGCATTGACCCTATCCGACTCGGTGGGGCAGTCGTAGCTAACGTGACAGATGGCTTTGGAGCGGAAGGCGCAAGTACCCTTTCCCAACAAATCATCAAAATGTCCTATTTAGACTACACGAATAAAACACTTGCCAGAAAAGCACAAGAAGCATGGTTAGCTCTTCAATTAGAAGAAAAATATAGCAAAAATGACATCTTAGAAATTTATGTTAATAAAGTCTATATGTCTGACCGTGTCCATGGTATGCAAACAGCTGCCGAACATTATTTCGGTAAAAATGTGAAAGATCTTACGTTAGCTGAAACAGCGCTACTTGCTGGTATGCCGCAAAGTCCGAATAACTACAACCCTTACGACCATCCAGAAGCAGCTAAAAAACGTCGTGATCAAGTGTTAACAAACATGTATACACATGACAAAATCACCAAAGAACAAATGACAGAAGCTCAAAAAACACCAATTACTACTGGACTTCGCTCGAAAAAAGATCGTGCAGATAAAATTTACAAATACGATTCTTACGTAACACAAGTTTTAAGCGAAATTCCAAAAGAATATGATGTTTATCGTGATGGTTTAACAATTTACACAGCACTTGACCGTGATGCCCAAGAGTACACGGAAAAAATGCTTAATACTAATGAAATTGTGAACTTCACGGATGATGAAATGCAAGCCGGTATCGTGTTGCAAGATACAAAAACTGGCCGTGTTCAAGCCATCGGAGGCGGACGTAATCAGAAAGTTACACGTGGCTACAACTACGCGACTCAAGTAAAACGTTCGGTTGGGTCAACGATGAAACCTATCGCCGATTATGGCCCTGCTTTTGAATATTTAGACTGGTCAACTGCCCATATTTTAGAAGATGAACCGTATACTTATACTGGTGGAACTCCTATTAATAACTGGGACTTCGGTTATAAAGGACCAATTTCCGTAAGACAAGCCCTTTATCAATCGCGTAATATTCCAGCTCTAAAAACACTTCAAGCAGTTGGCTTAGATAAATCCGAGCAATTTGTTAATAAACTTGGTATCACGTATGATAAAGGCCAAAACGTAGAATCCAATGCCATCGGTGCAAATAGTTCCAATCCAATGCAAATGGCTGGTGCCTATGCTGCATTCGGTAACAAAGGAATTTACAACACGCCACATACCGTTACTAAAATCGTTTTATCTGATGGACAAACCGAAATTGATACAGAACCGAAAAGTACCGTTGCGATGAAAGAATCCACTGCTTATATGGTCTCTGATGTTCTAAAAGACGTTCTTTCTATCGGAACAGGTACCTCAGCAGCCGTACCAGGTGTCCCTGCTGCTGGTAAAACAGGTACAACGAATATCCCACCTGAATTCACATCGAAGTACTACTACCCTAGTGGTGCTGCTCGTGACTCATGGTTTGCTGGATATACAACCAACTATTCAATCGCCGTATGGACCGGTTATGATGATAAGCAAAAATATGTTTCTGCGAACGAACAAAAAATTGCTCAACGCATGTTTAGTAAGTTGATGGCGCACGCCTCTTCTGGCAAAACCACTTCAGACTTCAAAATGCCAAGCAATGTTGTATCCGTTCCAATTTTAAAAGGCAGTAACCCAATCGCTCGTGCCGCAGAAGGTACAGCAAGCGATAAAGTAAGCTACGAGTTATTCTTATCAGGAACTGCTCCAACAAAAACAGCTTCAACTCCTGAAGATGAGAAGAAAAAAGAAGAAGAAGCGAAGAAAAAAGCGGAAGAAGAAGCGAAAAAGAAAACCGAGGAAGAGAAGAAAAAAGAAGAAGAGGCTAAGAAAAAAGCAGAGGAAGAGAAAAAGGCTGAAGAAGCCAAAAATCTTACTGCCCCTGCCGGCTTAAGAGCAAGCTACAATGCCAGCTCTAAGCAAATTAACGTTTCTTGGTCCGCAGTAAATGGTGCAACCTATGAAGTAACTGTCAATGGTTCCACAACGACTGTATCTTCTACCTCTGTTTCCGTCAGCGGTGGCAATCCGGGTGACACAGTTTCCATTAATGTCGTCGCCGTAAAAGATGGCAAGAAGAGCCCCGCCGCCTCGACTAGCGTTAAAATTCCAGATAGTTAA
- a CDS encoding YpoC family protein: protein MAEFKYAVELTHPDFPAPDVILEEYDPESIYVSGLPFWQEQQFFTKGGGVIPWKNETERACRKLAKHMTNLAESMEADLKVHKKPSPVTVRDALGIFLSILFWSNHRPVQLDNLMEQIKTLETKPLNLDERLEYVLKRGNTFLGFRQLNELMLEQRKLIAKR, encoded by the coding sequence ATGGCTGAATTTAAATATGCAGTGGAATTAACACATCCGGATTTCCCTGCACCTGATGTTATTTTGGAAGAATACGATCCAGAATCGATTTACGTAAGCGGCTTACCTTTTTGGCAAGAACAACAGTTTTTTACTAAAGGTGGCGGGGTTATCCCGTGGAAAAATGAGACAGAGCGCGCTTGTCGCAAATTAGCGAAACATATGACCAATTTAGCGGAGAGTATGGAAGCAGATTTAAAAGTGCATAAAAAGCCATCTCCTGTAACAGTCAGAGATGCACTCGGCATTTTTTTATCTATTTTATTCTGGAGTAATCACCGGCCGGTACAACTCGATAATTTGATGGAGCAAATTAAAACGTTGGAGACGAAGCCACTTAATTTAGATGAACGGTTAGAATATGTATTAAAACGTGGGAATACATTTTTAGGCTTTAGGCAATTAAATGAGTTAATGCTAGAGCAACGTAAATTAATTGCGAAACGATAA
- the nth gene encoding endonuclease III, which yields MLSNKQTVLCIEEMAKMFPAAHCELIHKNTFELLVAVVLSAQCTDVLVNRVTASLFEKYHSPEDYLAVPLEELMDDIRSIGLYRNKAKNIQGLSEKILTEFNGEVPRTHAELESLPGVGRKTANVVLSVGFGIPAIAVDTHVERISKRLGICRWKDSVVEVEETLKRKLPEELWSDAHHYMIFFGRYHCKARNPDCPTCPLLYLCREGKKQAKVRGFDG from the coding sequence TTGTTATCAAATAAACAAACCGTATTATGCATAGAAGAAATGGCAAAAATGTTTCCAGCAGCACATTGCGAGCTCATTCATAAAAATACGTTTGAATTGCTGGTGGCTGTTGTGTTATCTGCGCAGTGTACAGATGTTTTAGTAAATCGTGTCACTGCCTCTCTTTTTGAAAAATATCATTCTCCGGAAGATTACTTAGCTGTACCACTAGAAGAACTGATGGACGATATTCGTTCGATTGGTTTATATCGCAACAAAGCAAAAAATATCCAAGGACTATCGGAGAAGATTTTAACCGAATTTAATGGCGAAGTGCCAAGAACCCATGCTGAATTAGAAAGTCTACCTGGTGTTGGCAGAAAAACAGCCAATGTAGTTTTATCAGTTGGCTTTGGCATTCCGGCAATTGCAGTAGATACGCATGTGGAACGAATTAGCAAACGGCTGGGAATTTGTAGATGGAAAGACTCTGTCGTGGAAGTAGAAGAAACACTGAAAAGAAAATTACCAGAAGAGCTTTGGTCAGATGCGCATCACTATATGATTTTCTTTGGCAGATATCATTGCAAAGCGAGAAACCCAGATTGCCCGACATGCCCTTTACTTTATTTGTGTAGAGAAGGAAAAAAACAAGCGAAAGTGAGGGGATTTGATGGCTGA
- a CDS encoding DnaD domain-containing protein: protein MNPKILEQWMAEGQVTLPQVLVKNYATIGLNEIELVLLLQIQSFAAEAEFFPSMEMLANRTTLSLEETIKTMDSILKKGMIAIEQSQDNSRMISEQYNLAPLWGKLVALYENQAAASRQEKQVEQQTNLYSLFEAEFGRPLSPMEAEMLSAWVEQDRTNPDLIKEALKEAVISQKLNFRYIDRILLNWSKQGVKTIEDAKRVAEEFHQNGRTSQTINQSEVKKSAGSIPLYDWLEKRKG from the coding sequence ATGAATCCAAAAATTCTTGAACAATGGATGGCTGAAGGGCAAGTAACATTGCCACAAGTGCTAGTAAAAAACTATGCAACCATCGGCTTAAACGAAATCGAACTAGTACTTTTACTTCAAATACAATCTTTTGCAGCAGAAGCAGAATTTTTCCCTTCGATGGAAATGTTAGCAAATAGAACAACACTTTCGCTCGAAGAAACCATTAAAACGATGGATTCAATCCTGAAAAAAGGAATGATTGCCATCGAACAAAGCCAAGATAATTCGCGAATGATTTCAGAGCAATATAATTTAGCGCCACTTTGGGGTAAATTAGTCGCTTTATATGAAAATCAAGCAGCAGCTAGTAGACAAGAAAAACAAGTAGAGCAACAAACCAATTTATATAGCTTGTTCGAAGCCGAGTTCGGAAGACCACTTTCGCCAATGGAAGCGGAAATGTTATCAGCTTGGGTAGAGCAAGATAGAACTAACCCAGATTTAATTAAAGAGGCGTTAAAAGAAGCGGTTATTTCCCAAAAATTAAATTTCCGCTATATTGATAGAATTCTTCTGAACTGGTCGAAACAAGGAGTCAAAACCATTGAAGACGCCAAACGAGTAGCTGAAGAATTCCATCAAAATGGCCGTACAAGCCAAACCATTAATCAAAGCGAAGTGAAAAAAAGCGCAGGTTCGATTCCATTATACGACTGGCTTGAAAAAAGAAAAGGGTGA
- the asnS gene encoding asparagine--tRNA ligase codes for MKITINQASEFVGKEVTIGAWLANKRSSGKIAFLQLRDGTGFMQGVVVKAEVGDDIFATAKALTQETSLYVTGTINEDTRSPFGYEMAVSGVEVISESHDYPITPKEHGTEFLMDHRHLWLRSNRQHAIMKIRNEIIRASYEFFNKEGFLKIDPPILTGSAPEGTTELFHTKYFEEDAFLSQSGQLYMEAAAMAFGKVFSFGPTFRAEKSKTRRHLIEFWMIEPEMAFYKLEDSLQVQENYVAFLVKAVLDNCRLELDRLGRDVSHLEKMVAPFPRITYTEAIERLHELGFDDIVWGDDFGAPHETAIADSFEKPVFITHYPKAIKPFYMPEDPENDQVVLCADMIAPEGYGEIIGGSERIHDLETLQARMEDFDLDQEAYSWYLDLARYGSVPHSGFGLGLERTVAWISGTEHVRETIPFPRLLNRLYP; via the coding sequence GTGAAAATTACAATCAATCAAGCATCCGAATTTGTCGGAAAAGAAGTAACAATTGGAGCATGGCTTGCGAATAAGCGTTCAAGCGGTAAAATTGCTTTCTTACAATTACGCGATGGAACAGGATTTATGCAAGGCGTTGTCGTAAAAGCAGAAGTTGGCGATGATATTTTCGCTACTGCTAAAGCTTTAACACAAGAAACAAGCTTATATGTAACAGGGACAATTAACGAAGATACACGTTCCCCATTTGGCTATGAAATGGCTGTATCTGGTGTGGAAGTAATTAGCGAATCGCATGATTATCCAATCACACCGAAAGAACACGGCACAGAATTTTTAATGGACCATCGTCATTTATGGCTACGTTCGAACCGTCAACACGCGATTATGAAAATCCGTAACGAAATTATTCGCGCTAGCTATGAATTTTTCAATAAAGAAGGATTCCTAAAAATCGATCCACCAATTTTGACTGGTAGTGCACCAGAAGGAACAACGGAACTTTTCCATACGAAATATTTTGAAGAAGATGCGTTCCTTTCTCAAAGTGGTCAATTATACATGGAAGCTGCAGCAATGGCTTTCGGTAAAGTATTCTCATTCGGTCCAACTTTCCGCGCTGAAAAATCAAAAACACGCCGTCACTTAATTGAATTCTGGATGATTGAACCAGAAATGGCGTTTTACAAATTAGAAGATAGCTTACAAGTACAAGAAAACTACGTGGCTTTCCTAGTAAAAGCAGTGCTTGATAACTGCCGCTTAGAACTAGATCGCCTTGGACGTGATGTGAGTCATTTAGAAAAAATGGTTGCGCCGTTCCCACGTATTACGTATACAGAAGCCATTGAACGTTTACACGAATTAGGCTTTGACGATATTGTTTGGGGAGACGACTTCGGAGCACCGCATGAAACAGCGATTGCCGACAGTTTCGAAAAACCAGTTTTCATTACACATTATCCAAAAGCAATTAAACCATTCTATATGCCGGAAGATCCAGAAAATGATCAAGTTGTTTTATGTGCTGATATGATTGCTCCAGAAGGATACGGAGAAATTATTGGTGGATCCGAACGTATTCACGATTTAGAAACACTTCAAGCTAGAATGGAAGATTTCGACTTAGATCAAGAAGCATACAGCTGGTACCTTGATTTAGCTCGTTACGGTTCTGTACCACATTCCGGTTTTGGACTTGGCTTAGAACGTACGGTAGCATGGATTTCCGGAACAGAACACGTCCGCGAAACTATTCCATTCCCACGTTTACTAAACCGTCTATACCCATAA
- a CDS encoding pyridoxal phosphate-dependent aminotransferase codes for MDLPLSKRVKGVAPSPTLAITAKAKQMKQEGIDVIGLGAGEPDFNTPQNIIDAAIESMNKGFTKYTPSSGIIELKQAIVDKLQKDQFLHYETNQIFVGTGAKHVLYSAFQTILDPGDEVIIPVPYWVTYPEQVKLAGGIPVFVETGFDADFKISAANFEQAITEKTKAIVLNSPNNPSGMCYTKEELIAIGEVAEKHQIYILSDEIYEKLYYGNKADLVSIASLSDRLYDLTIVINGVSKAYSMTGWRIGYAAANKEIIAGMSKLADHLTSNPTANAQYAALEAYVGSQAVPEKMYKAFEERMERFYPELNSIPGFKPKKPDGAFYFFIEVKEAAHKKGFQDVDAFVAALLEEAKVAVIPGSGFGMPDYIRLSYATNPDLFQEAINRIKSFMK; via the coding sequence ATGGACTTACCGTTATCAAAACGTGTCAAAGGAGTAGCCCCGTCGCCAACACTCGCGATTACGGCTAAAGCAAAACAAATGAAACAAGAAGGAATTGATGTTATCGGATTAGGCGCTGGGGAACCAGATTTTAATACCCCGCAAAATATCATCGATGCAGCAATCGAGTCCATGAATAAAGGGTTCACTAAATACACACCTTCCAGTGGAATCATCGAGCTAAAACAAGCAATTGTGGATAAGCTCCAAAAAGATCAGTTCTTACACTACGAAACGAACCAAATTTTCGTAGGTACAGGAGCTAAACATGTACTCTACTCAGCGTTCCAAACGATTTTAGATCCAGGCGATGAAGTCATTATTCCAGTTCCGTACTGGGTAACTTATCCCGAACAAGTCAAATTAGCAGGCGGAATTCCTGTCTTTGTAGAAACTGGTTTTGACGCCGACTTCAAAATTTCAGCAGCAAATTTTGAACAAGCGATTACCGAAAAAACAAAAGCTATCGTTTTAAACTCACCGAATAATCCTTCTGGCATGTGCTATACAAAAGAAGAATTAATCGCGATTGGCGAAGTTGCTGAAAAACATCAGATTTACATTTTATCCGATGAAATATACGAAAAATTATACTACGGCAACAAAGCGGATTTAGTTTCTATCGCAAGTCTAAGTGATCGTTTATACGATTTAACGATTGTCATTAATGGTGTTTCAAAAGCCTACTCGATGACAGGATGGCGGATTGGTTACGCAGCTGCGAACAAAGAAATCATTGCTGGAATGAGCAAGCTTGCAGACCATTTAACAAGTAATCCAACAGCTAATGCCCAGTATGCGGCCCTTGAAGCGTATGTTGGTAGCCAAGCAGTTCCAGAAAAAATGTACAAAGCCTTTGAAGAACGCATGGAACGCTTTTATCCGGAACTAAACAGTATTCCAGGATTTAAACCAAAAAAACCAGATGGCGCCTTTTATTTCTTTATTGAAGTAAAAGAAGCGGCACATAAAAAAGGTTTTCAGGATGTAGATGCTTTTGTAGCAGCTCTTTTAGAAGAAGCGAAAGTCGCAGTCATTCCAGGCTCAGGATTCGGAATGCCCGACTATATACGCCTTTCTTATGCAACAAATCCAGACTTATTCCAAGAAGCTATAAATCGAATCAAAAGTTTTATGAAATAG
- a CDS encoding cell wall elongation regulator TseB-like domain-containing protein: protein MSEITLRNRKPKRKIGKWIAIILGIMIVLIVLAFLYFREAEKPVTNAETEALERISGQVDLKTTDQFYLYNGPKEVYYVLTGKNSENKNIIVWVPKKKSDKVYVKFASDGITEKQARDKVTKEKNPKKILHVNLGMEKETPIWEVAYLDKNDKLNYFDINFETGEWYREIENL from the coding sequence ATGAGCGAGATTACTTTGCGAAATAGAAAACCTAAGCGTAAGATTGGCAAATGGATAGCGATTATTCTCGGCATAATGATTGTGCTTATCGTGCTGGCATTTCTGTACTTTAGAGAGGCAGAAAAACCTGTAACTAATGCAGAAACAGAAGCGTTAGAGCGAATAAGTGGCCAAGTCGACTTAAAGACAACAGATCAATTTTATCTATACAATGGTCCAAAAGAAGTGTATTACGTATTAACTGGCAAGAACAGTGAGAATAAGAATATCATCGTCTGGGTTCCAAAGAAGAAATCCGACAAAGTATATGTTAAGTTCGCATCTGATGGCATCACAGAAAAACAAGCACGCGACAAAGTAACAAAAGAAAAGAACCCAAAGAAAATTTTGCATGTGAATTTAGGCATGGAAAAAGAAACACCAATTTGGGAAGTTGCCTACTTAGATAAGAATGACAAGCTAAACTACTTTGACATTAACTTTGAAACAGGTGAATGGTACAGAGAAATTGAAAACTTGTAA